The DNA segment GCCACGGCACTGAAAATCATTCTGGGTATTGAACGAGGCTATCTAGGAGACAAGGGGTAACCGTGCCGTCGATTTGGGGCAAAATCACATCACTGGACCGCCGCTGGACCTTCCTGGCGATGGCGGTGGCGGCGGTGTTGCCCTTTTTCGTGCCGCTGGGCCTGGCGATCACGCCGACGAAGGAAGTGACAGCGGTGTTCGACGCCGTGGAAGCTTTGAAGGACGCGGGCAAACCGCTGGTGGTATCCTTCGACTTCGACCCCGGCACCGACGCCGAAATCGGGCCGATGGCTCACGCGATAATGACTCATGCTCTGGTCAACGACACGCCGTTGATTCTTTTCAATTTCATCTATACCGGTACAGCGCTGGCCGAGTTGCGCCTCAAGCAGGCCACCGACCCGTTCCCGGAAAAGAAATACGGCATCGATTACGTGTTTCTCGGCAACAAGGTCGCTTTTGCGAACGTCATGCTGAACATGGCGACGGACCTGCGTCTTTCCTACGAAGAGGACTACAGCAAGACGCCGATCAACGACATACCGATCCTAAAAGGCATTCGCAACTACGATGACTTCGGCCTCGTGATCGGTCTTTCGGGCACGCGCCTGGTGGAATATTGGATTATTTACGCCTCAGAGCCTTTTGACTTCCCGTACGCGATCGGGTGTACGGCGGTCTCGGCTACCGATATGTACCCGTACATTCAAACCGGCCAAAGCATCGGCCTGCTCGGCGGCATGAAGGGCGCGGCTGAATACGAACAGTTGTTGATCGATAAACTCGAAAAGGAAGGGATTCGCGAGGACCTGATACCCTCGTTGCGCGATGCGTCGCGCGGGCTGGACAGCCAAACCTTGTGTCACTTGGTGGTGATTGCCTTTATCCTCATGGGCAACATCGCCTTTTTCGCCGGTCGCCGGAGGAGCATCTAGATGAACGGGATAACTGAACCGTTGATCGGCGGATATTTCTCCAGCAGCCTCGGCGTTTGGGTGGCGGCGTTTTTCACGCTGGCGATTTACACCTTCCTGTACAAGGACAACGTCGTCTACAAGTTCGTCGAGAACATCTTCATCGGCGTGGCGGCGGGCTACCTGGTTATCATCATGTGGGTGAACAACATCCAGCCGGAGCTGGTCGAGCCGCTCTTCGGCCAGGGCAAGCTTCGCTTGGTGCTGCCGCTGATTATGATGCTGCTGATCTTCACCCGCGTCTTCCCCAAGATTGCCTGGATGTCGCGCATTCCGATTTCCTTCGTCGTGGGGATCGGCGCCGGTATGGCCATTCCCAATACGATGATGGCGATGGTCGTGGCGCAACTGGGCGGCATGGCCAACATCGAATTCGCCAACCCGGAAACCGCGGTCTTGACCCAAGCGGGCCTACGCATGTTGATCGGCGGCATCATCATGCTGCTGGGTACGGTCGCGGCGATCGTCTACTTCTTTTTCTCGCTGCCGCACGAAGGACCCGTGGGCTATGTGGCGCGTTTCGGAACGTGGATCCTGATGATCGGCTTCGGAGCGTCGTTCGGATACACTGTCATGGCGCGCATCAGCCTGCTGATCGGCCGGGTGCTTTTCCTTTTGCGCGACTGGTTAATGATCATCGATTAGTCTGGATCGCCAGCGCTTCCCTTCCCCGCTCTCCGTTTGAATATGCTTTCAAAAATCGTCTTGCGCCCGATACCCAAACACCTTAATCTAACCGCGGCTTTGGGAAGGTCTTTTACTCGTTGAGGTTGGATATGAAGAAATCGATAGTTTTTCTCGCCGGCGTGTTGATTTCCCTCTCCTTTCTCGGTACCGCGTGGGGGTTCGACCTGGTCTCCATGCAACCCCGATACGACCGGTACGAGGTATTCACCGACGAACCGCTGGTGCTGGTCTTCGACCAATCCCTCGACCCCGCGTCCGTGGGCGCCGACGCCGTGGTCATCGACGATCTGAAAGAAGGCGGCACAATCGCCGGGACGACCTCCCTGGAATCCACGACCGTCGCCGACGACACGCTGGTGTTCACACCCACGACCGGCTTTTTCCCGTTCGCCCGCCGGCTCCAGGTGTCGCTGTCGACCGACCTGGAAGATTTAGGCGGCGCCGGATTCTCCGGTGAATTGCCGCACCTGGGCGTTTTCGTGGCCAATCTTCCCAACGACTTCGAGCGCCCCGAGCAGGTATCGTTCCCACCGTCGTTTCCCATTGAATTGTACGTCAACGCCAACGTGCTGCTCGGCTTCAATCCGCTGGATCCCGAGTCGCCCACCTCAGCGGAGATGAACTACGTACCCGGCATGTCGGCCACCGAAGCGTGGAAGATATGGACCGGCACTCCGGACGTGCTCATCGCCGTGATCGACGTGGGCATCGACCGCTACAGCAACGCCGAGTTGGCGCATCGCCTATTCCTGAACCGGGGCGAGTTGCCCCAACCCGAAGACGACGGCACGCCCTGCCCCGATTGGGACTGCAACGGCGACGGCCGTTTTGCCGCCGACGACTACGCAAACCACGCCGGCGTGTATGACATCAACGCCAGTGGATTGCTCGACCCGGACGACTTGATTCAATTGCTCTCCGACGAGATCGACAACGACGGCAACGGCCACGTGGATGACATCAGCGGTTGGGACTTTTTCCGCAATGTGAACCAGGCTATCGGCGTGGGGCAGTTCCCCGAAGGTACGCACGCACGCCTGCGGTCGGAAGACGCGGTGGCGCAAGCCGACAACGGCGTGGGCAACAAGCCCGGCTTCTGCCCCGATTGCTCGGTGCTTTCGGTGCGGGTCGGGGAAGCGATCGTGACCGAATTCAACCTCATGACCGCGGGCATGCAATACGCCGTGGACATGGGCGCGGACGTCATCATCGTGGCGATGGGCGTGGCGAACTACAACTACGAGTCGGAAATGGCTTTCGTCGACGCGTTTGAACGCGGCGTCTTCGTGGTCGCGGCTTCCGGCGACGAACTGGGCTTCCACCACATCTACCCCGCCGCGGGCGAGGACGTGTATTCCGTCAAAGGGCTCATGCCGCTGCCGCCGGTCGAATACGGCCCCCTGGACCTTTCCAAACTCGCATTCGTGGAAAGCTACTGCACGAATTACGGCGCGCGCATCGACGCCACGGGCGTGACCGGCGCGTGCAGTTCCGAGGCGACGTCGAACATCGCCGGCATCGCGGGTCTGTTGATTTCCTACGCCCGCCATCTGGGCATGGATTTGACCCCCGGGGAGATTCGTCAGCTTCTCAACATGACCGCGGAGGACATCAAGGATTCGTGCGTCGCGATCAATCTGCGTGGTTGCAAAGAAGGCTGGGAAGAGAATTTCGCCTACGGCCGCGTCAACGCCAAACTGGCGATCGACCGGCTCGGCGACCCCCTGTTCAACGTGCCCGAACGCATCCCGCCCGACGTGCGGATCACCGCGCCGCGCTGGTGGACGACGATCTGGGCCGATGAACAATCGACCTTCGACGTGGACGGCGAGATCTACGCGCGCGGCCGCCCCTACAACTGGGAATTGCAGATCGGTTTCGGCGTGGAACCCAATGCCGACGAGTTTATCTCTGTGGCCACGGGCAGCGGTCAGGCGGCTTTCGCCGGCAAGCTGGCCACTATCGACCTTTTCGATTACGTGGACGAAGCATGGCTGCGGCGTCGACCCGAAGCGCCGAACGACTTTACGGTGACGCTGAAGCTGCGCGCCACCTGGACGCCGGAGGGAGACGAACCGGTGCTGGGTGAGATCCGCAAGGCGCTGGCGTGGCATATCGACGACGACCCGAACACGGGCTTGCTGCCCGGCTTCCCGAAGTTCATCGGCGCGTCGGGCGTGTCCAGCCCGGTGCTCTACGACATGGACGGCGACGTCGACGGCGCGTTGGAAGTGATCTTCGGCGACTCAACGCCCGCTGTTGAAATGTGGAAACATAATCCGGAAACAGGTGGCCTGGAGCAGGCCTCCGGCTTCCCTGTGGACTTGCCGCCCAACCCCGAGCGCCTCTACGAAGACGCGGTGATCGCCTCGGTCGCCATCGGCCAGGTGTACGGCGACGGCATACCCTACATCGCCATTGCCACGAACCACGGTTTTGTGTACCTGATTCACGCCGACGGCAACGATCATCCCGGCGGTCCTTTTGTGGAGGGCTTCCCGGTCTCGGCAATGGAGCCGGACAATAGTAGCGGCTTGAGCTTCGCCCACGGCAACGCATTTCTCGCCTCCCCCACATTGGTGGACCTGGACGGTGACGGCGTGTTGGAAATCGTCGCCGCATCCTACGATCAGCACCTGTACGCGTGGAAAACCGTGGACGGAGATTTGGACGGCGAAGCCGACATCGTGCCGGGCTTTCCCGTGCCGCTGGATTCCAGTGCTGAAGCGGGGCTGGTTCCGCCGGCGATGATTTGCGACACGAACATGCCCGCGCAGGTTCTCGGCTCACCGATGGCCGCGATTCTCGACCCCGACCACAGCAACCCCGATATCGCCAACCATCCGGCGATCGTGGTGCCGACCTCCGAAGCGTGCCGCGGCAGCGGTGGTTTCACGGGCCGCGTGTACGCCGTGTACTGGAACGGCCTGGAAAACGAAGACGGCCCCTTCCTACCCGGGTGGCCCGCGGTCGTACTGATGCCACTGGGGGACGAACTGCCGATTCCGCCATTGACGATCGGCATGACCTCCAGCCCGGCCGGCGTGATTCACAATGGTGAGTTGATCATCAGCGTCGGCAGCTTTTTCTGGCTGCCACAGCTCATTACCTGGGACGGCGCACACACGCGGATCAAGCATTTGGGTTCGCGGCTCAACGTCGGCGTCACGGCCAACGGTAGTTTCGGCCATTTCGGCAACGACGACTCCATGTGGTATTTCTTCCCGACGGCGGGATTCATACAGGGCACCGAAAACGGTTTCCGCGCCGCGGCCTTCAACATCGTGGGCTGGAATCTGGACGACTTACCCAAAGCGGCTTGGCGTAAAAACTTCGAGGACATCAATTTCTTCGTCAATCCGATCATCGGTGATATCGACTACGACGGCAGCAACGAGGTGATCGCCGGTTCCGGCGGTTACATCATGCACGCCTCCAATATCGATTTGGAGGAACCGGACGGGTGGCCGAAGTTCACGCAAAACTGGATGACGAGCAGCCCGGCGGTGGACGACATCGACGGCGACCGGTACCTGGAAATCGCGGCGGTCACGCAGGAAGGCAACTTCTTTGCGTGGGGCGCGCGCGGCAAGTCCTGCGTCGGCGACCGCTCGGTGATGGATTGGCCTCGTTTCCGGCATGATCCGCATAGTTCCGGATTTTACGACACCGACGCCACGCCGCCGCGCCTGGTGCGCGACCTGCACGTTTACCGCACCGACGAGCCGGGCGTGTACGAAATCGTCTTCACCGCGCCGGGCGACGATCACGATTGCGGCACCGCCGCCTATTACGACATTCGCTACGCCACCGACGCAGGCGTCGATCTGCGCGATCCGGACATCTTCGGCCTGGCCGCGACCCTCGATCCTCCGACGCCGGTCAGTGGGGGTCAGGAAGTGCGGCTGACCGTGCAGGTCGACGATCTGCAGAGCGTCGCGATTCGCTCCTACGACGAAGTCGGTTGGGTGTCGCCGATTTCCAACGCCGCCGCGCCGGAGGATCCACAGCCCACCGACGACGATGACGATGACGACAACGACGACACCTCCGCCGACGACGACAGCGGCGACGATGACGACGATGATGACGCTGCCGACGACGACGATGACGATGACGACAATGACGACGATGACGAGGGCGGTTGCGGCTGCTGAGTTCGCTTGACTGACTAACCGTATGAAGGCGCGTTTCGACGCGCCTTTTTCTATGCCTCGGTGAGGTCAGTCACGTGCTGCGCGACGGCCAAGGCGGCCGTCAAACCGGGCGATTCCAACCCGATCAAGTGAATGATGCGCGGCTCGCCGGCCTGCGGCGCAATCCAGTAATCGACCGACGCCTCGCCCGGCCCGTAGCGCTTGGGCCGGATGCCGGCCTGCCCCATGCGCAAGTCATCAAGCGTCAACGCAGGACAAAGTCGCCGGGCGGATTCAAGAAACTCCGCCGGCGGCTGGCGGTCGGATTCGTAATCGTCCTTCTCCCGGATGTAACGGGCGTTCGGCCCCACCCACAGTTCGCCGTCCACTGTGCGCGTCAGGTGAACGCCGAGACTCAGGCGACGCGGCACCGGATACACCAAGTGGCGGATCAACCCGGCCCGTCGCGGCACGACGACCGCGTATTCGCCGCGGCAAGGATAGATCGTATGCCCCGTCTCACCGCACAGCCGGGCAACGTGGTCGGCATACAAACCGGCGGCATTGACCAAACGTCGCCCGCGGATGGACCCGTGCCGTGTGGTGTGCACGGTGATTCCGAGTGCGCCGACATCCACCGCTGTCACTTCGGCTTGTGGCACGAGGTCCGCGCCCCCTGACGCGGTGCGCGCCGCCAACTGGCGCACGAACTCGCCGACATCGAACACGCCGGTATGAGGCGACCACAGCGCGGCGATGCCGCGGACGTTCGGTTCCCGCGAGCGGATGAATTCCCGATCAACGATTTCCAGGCCGGACACACCGTTGGCCCGGCCGGTAGCCAGCAAGCCTTCGAGCGTCGGCACTTCGTTTTCGTCGCCGGCGACGATCAGTTTGCCGCTGAAACGGGCCGGCACCTTCCAGCGTGATAACGTCTCGCGCAGCAGGCGGTGTCCCGCCACGCACAGGCGCGCTTTGAGCGAACCTTCCGGATAATAGATGCCCGCGTGCGCCACGCCGCTGTTGTGGGTGCTGGTTTCTTCGCCGAAGCGGGCGCGCCGCTCAAGTACGACGACCGACTTCCCTCGCCGCGCCGCCTCCAGCCCGCACGCCAGTCCGATGACGCCGCCGCCGACAACAATGACATCCACATCCACCATGCGCGCATGATAGTCGTTTTGCCGCGCGGGCCAAGGGCGCGTTGGCACTCGCGGGCGCATGGGGCATAATCGCGCTTCACCCAGGGAGGCCCTTCCATGCCGATCTTGAACATCGCCGATTTGACATATAGCGAACTCAATCGAATGGACCCAAGCCGCTGCTTCGTCCTGGCCTCCTTCAGCCCCATCGAGGTACACGGCCCCCACCTGCCGCTCGGGGAAGATATCTTCACGGCCGAGGTGCTGGGAAAAATGACGGCCGATAAAATCATCGCGCAACATGCCGACTGGAACCTCTTATTCCTACCGCCGACCATGGTCGCCGCCGACGCCGTTCCGCGTTTGGGCACGGTGACATTTCCGCCGCACATGGTGCGCGACGTGGCCTATCACACCATGTTGCCCTTCGCCCGCGCCGGGTTCGCACGCCTCGGGTTTTCTTCGTTCCACGGTGGGCCGCGTCATTTCTTGGCGCTGGAAGTGGCGGCGCATCGTCTCTCGGCACTGCCCGGCCCGAGTGCGGCGATGAGCCTGTTCTCCGCCGCGCTGGGGCGGATGAAAGAGGGCCGCTTGTTTTTTGAAGCCGTCGAGAACGATGCCGGGTTCGACCTGACACTCGATCAAATGCGGGAAGACCATCACGCGGGATTCGTCGAGACATCTCTGGCACTGCATCTGTGGCCGGAATTGGTGGGCGACGGCTGGGAGGATCTACCGGCGTCGGTCGGTAAACCTCTGGAGGGCGGGCAGGACAGCGATTCCTTCCTGTTTGATCGTGGCGCAACGTCGCTTTGGGATCGCGTTCGCAACGGCGCCGACACCGCGGCATCGATGGCTCGCTCCATCGCTCATTTCAAAAAGAGCACGTACTACGGGCGCCCGCACGCCGCCTCGGCCCGCCGCGGCAAAAAACTTCTGCACGCGTTGACCGAGATAGCGGGCGAACTC comes from the Candidatus Lernaella stagnicola genome and includes:
- a CDS encoding creatininase family protein — encoded protein: MPILNIADLTYSELNRMDPSRCFVLASFSPIEVHGPHLPLGEDIFTAEVLGKMTADKIIAQHADWNLLFLPPTMVAADAVPRLGTVTFPPHMVRDVAYHTMLPFARAGFARLGFSSFHGGPRHFLALEVAAHRLSALPGPSAAMSLFSAALGRMKEGRLFFEAVENDAGFDLTLDQMREDHHAGFVETSLALHLWPELVGDGWEDLPASVGKPLEGGQDSDSFLFDRGATSLWDRVRNGADTAASMARSIAHFKKSTYYGRPHAASARRGKKLLHALTEIAGELAVEFIEQGAAMDVHSPLWRARHLLLNKTVNEAFDRWLNSSPASPEEEQA
- a CDS encoding S8 family serine peptidase; amino-acid sequence: MKKSIVFLAGVLISLSFLGTAWGFDLVSMQPRYDRYEVFTDEPLVLVFDQSLDPASVGADAVVIDDLKEGGTIAGTTSLESTTVADDTLVFTPTTGFFPFARRLQVSLSTDLEDLGGAGFSGELPHLGVFVANLPNDFERPEQVSFPPSFPIELYVNANVLLGFNPLDPESPTSAEMNYVPGMSATEAWKIWTGTPDVLIAVIDVGIDRYSNAELAHRLFLNRGELPQPEDDGTPCPDWDCNGDGRFAADDYANHAGVYDINASGLLDPDDLIQLLSDEIDNDGNGHVDDISGWDFFRNVNQAIGVGQFPEGTHARLRSEDAVAQADNGVGNKPGFCPDCSVLSVRVGEAIVTEFNLMTAGMQYAVDMGADVIIVAMGVANYNYESEMAFVDAFERGVFVVAASGDELGFHHIYPAAGEDVYSVKGLMPLPPVEYGPLDLSKLAFVESYCTNYGARIDATGVTGACSSEATSNIAGIAGLLISYARHLGMDLTPGEIRQLLNMTAEDIKDSCVAINLRGCKEGWEENFAYGRVNAKLAIDRLGDPLFNVPERIPPDVRITAPRWWTTIWADEQSTFDVDGEIYARGRPYNWELQIGFGVEPNADEFISVATGSGQAAFAGKLATIDLFDYVDEAWLRRRPEAPNDFTVTLKLRATWTPEGDEPVLGEIRKALAWHIDDDPNTGLLPGFPKFIGASGVSSPVLYDMDGDVDGALEVIFGDSTPAVEMWKHNPETGGLEQASGFPVDLPPNPERLYEDAVIASVAIGQVYGDGIPYIAIATNHGFVYLIHADGNDHPGGPFVEGFPVSAMEPDNSSGLSFAHGNAFLASPTLVDLDGDGVLEIVAASYDQHLYAWKTVDGDLDGEADIVPGFPVPLDSSAEAGLVPPAMICDTNMPAQVLGSPMAAILDPDHSNPDIANHPAIVVPTSEACRGSGGFTGRVYAVYWNGLENEDGPFLPGWPAVVLMPLGDELPIPPLTIGMTSSPAGVIHNGELIISVGSFFWLPQLITWDGAHTRIKHLGSRLNVGVTANGSFGHFGNDDSMWYFFPTAGFIQGTENGFRAAAFNIVGWNLDDLPKAAWRKNFEDINFFVNPIIGDIDYDGSNEVIAGSGGYIMHASNIDLEEPDGWPKFTQNWMTSSPAVDDIDGDRYLEIAAVTQEGNFFAWGARGKSCVGDRSVMDWPRFRHDPHSSGFYDTDATPPRLVRDLHVYRTDEPGVYEIVFTAPGDDHDCGTAAYYDIRYATDAGVDLRDPDIFGLAATLDPPTPVSGGQEVRLTVQVDDLQSVAIRSYDEVGWVSPISNAAAPEDPQPTDDDDDDDNDDTSADDDSGDDDDDDDAADDDDDDDDNDDDDEGGCGC
- a CDS encoding FAD-dependent oxidoreductase; translated protein: MRPRVPTRPWPARQNDYHARMVDVDVIVVGGGVIGLACGLEAARRGKSVVVLERRARFGEETSTHNSGVAHAGIYYPEGSLKARLCVAGHRLLRETLSRWKVPARFSGKLIVAGDENEVPTLEGLLATGRANGVSGLEIVDREFIRSREPNVRGIAALWSPHTGVFDVGEFVRQLAARTASGGADLVPQAEVTAVDVGALGITVHTTRHGSIRGRRLVNAAGLYADHVARLCGETGHTIYPCRGEYAVVVPRRAGLIRHLVYPVPRRLSLGVHLTRTVDGELWVGPNARYIREKDDYESDRQPPAEFLESARRLCPALTLDDLRMGQAGIRPKRYGPGEASVDYWIAPQAGEPRIIHLIGLESPGLTAALAVAQHVTDLTEA